The stretch of DNA GAACCTCGTCGACGCGGTCTGGGCCGGACGCCCCAAGCCGGCCGCCGGGGCGGTGGTCGTCCAGCCGGACGCGCTCGCGGGCGAGACGGCCGCCGACAAGCTCGCCCGGGTCCGCGCGGCCCTCAAGGAGGGCGGGTGCGACGCCCTCGTGATCTCCGACCCGCACAATCTCGCCTGGGCGTTCAACCTGCGCGGTTCCGATGTCGGGCATACGCCGCTCGCGCTCGGCTACGCGATCCTGCCGCGCGAGGGCGCGGCGCGGCTGTTCCTGGTCTCTCCGAACGTCGATCCGGCCCTTCGCGCGGCGCTGGCCCCCATCGCGGGGATCCTGCCCCGCGCGGAACTCGACGACGGGCTGGCCTCCCTGGCCGGCGCGCGCGTCCGACTGGATGCCGCGACCGGGGCGGTCGCCCTGAAGGAGAAGATCGAGGCGGCCGGCGGTACCGCCGATGTCGGGAAGGACCCGATCACCGCAATGAAGGCGGTCAAGAACACCGCCGAGATCGCGGGCGCGCGCGCCGCCCATGTCCGCGACGGGGCGAGCGTCGTGCGCTTCCTGGCCTGGCTCGACGCGGCGGCCGCATCCGGCGGCGTCACGGAGATCGCCGCGGTCGAGGCGCTGGAGGATTTCCGCGCCGCCGGCGGCGACCTGCGCGATGTGTCGTTCCCGACGATCTCGGGCTCCGGCCCGAACGGGGCGATCGTCCACTACCGGGTCACCCGCGCCAGCGACCGGACGGTCCGGCCCGGCGAGCTGTTCCTGATCGATTCCGGCGCGCAATACCCGGACGGCACCACCGACATCACCCGGACGGTCGCGGTGGGCGAGCCGAGTGCCGAGATGCGCGACCGCTTCACCCGGGTCCTCAAGGGCCATATCGCCATCGCGCGCGCGGTGTTCCCGACCGGGACGACCGGGGCCCAGATCGACGCCTTCGCCCGGGCACCGCTCTGGCAGGCGGGGCTCGACTTCGATCACGGCACCGGCCACGGGGTCGGCGCCTTCCTGTCGGTGCACGAGGGGCCGCAGCGGATCGCCAAGACCGGCACGGTGCCGCTGGAGGCCGGGATGATCCTATCGAACGAGCCCGGCTATTACGCGAGCGGCGCCTACGGCATCCGGATCGAGAATCTCGTGCTGGTCGAGCCCCGTACGATCCCCGGGGGCGAGCGGCCGATGCTCGGCTTCGAGACCCTGACGCTGGCCCCCTACGACCGGCGGCTGATCCAGCCGGATCTGCTCGACCCGGGAGAGCGCGCCTGGATCGACGCCTATCAGGCGCGGGTTCGCGAGACCCTGGCGCCCGGCCTCGACGCCGAGGCGCGCGCCTGGCTGGAGCGTGCCACTGCGCCGCTCCCGGCCTGACGTCGCGACATGCCGCCCTGGGGGCCTTCCGTGCTAAGCGGTGCGACCACGGAATAGCCCGCGCCGGGCTGAATATCGCCGCGCGTGAAACCGCTCCGGCCCTGCGCGCGAAGGGACAGCATGATCCGTCGCCTTGCCTTCCTGATCCTGGCTCTGGCCGCAGGCCTCACGGCGGCGGCGGCGCAGGGCCCGCAGTCGAGCTTCCGCACGCCACCGGACCTCGTGCGGTCGAGCCTGGTGGCCGAGCCCGGCGCGGTGGCGGGTGCGCAGCCCTTCACCCTCGCCGTGCGCATGGCGGTGAAGCCCGGCTGGCACGTCTACTGGCGCAATCCGGGCGATTCCGGCCTGCCGCCGGAGGTGACCTGGACCCTGCCGGCGGGGTTCAACGCCGGGGCGATCCGGTGGCCCGCGCCGGAACGCATCCCGATCGCCACGCTGATGAACTACGGCTACGAGGGCGAGGTCACGCTCCTCGTCCCGGTGACCCCGCCGCCGAGCCTCGACCCGGCCGAACCGGTGCGGATCCGGGCCAAGCTCACCTATCTCGTCTGCGAGACCGAGTGCGTGCCGGGCTCCGCCGACCTCGCGCTGACACTGCCGGTGGGCGAGCCCCGGCCCGATCCGGGCAATTCCGCGTTGTTCGCCCGCGCCCGGGCCGCCCTGCCGGTCCCTGCGCTCTGGCCGCTGCATCTCGCGGGTCAGGGCGAGACGCTGCGGCTCGAATTCGCGGCGACCGGCCTCAAGGCGGATTCCATTCGGAACGCCGCATTCTTCCCCTATTCCGAAACGGTGATCGACAACGCCGCCGCGCAGGTGATGTCGGTCGATGAGGCCGGCCTGCATCTCATACTTGTCCGCAGCAGCCCGACCGAGCCGGCGCCGGCCGCGCTTCCGGGTGTCCTGACCCTCGAGGAGGTCACCGATGCGGGTCCCCGCCGGCTCGCCTTCGCGTATGGCGACGAGCCGGTCCTGCCGGTGGCGACCGCCGCCGCGAATCCGGAAGCGCCCGCAGCACGGGCGAACGCACCCGATTTCGACGCGCTGACGCTCGCGACCGCGGCGGCCTTCGCCTTCCTCGGCGGACTGATCCTCAACCTGATGCCCTGTGTCTTCCCGGTCCTGTCGATCAAGGTTCTCGGCCTGATCCGGCATGCCGGCGAGAGCCCGGGCCGCCTCCGCCTCCATGGGCTGGCCTACACCGCCGGAGTGCTGGCAAGCTTCCTGGGCCTCGCAGGTGTCCTGATTGCCCTGAAGGGCGGCGGCGCGGCGATCGGCTGGGGCTTCCAGCTGCAATCGCCGATCGTGGTGGCGGGGCTGGCCTATCTGCTGTTTGCGATGGGCCTCAGCCTGTCGGGAGTCGTCCATGTCGGCGGCCGGCTTGCCGGCCTCGGCGACGGGCTCGCCCGGCGCGCGGGCCTGAGCGGCTCGTTCTTCACGGGCGTGCTCGCGACGCTCGTGGCCACGCCCTGCACGGCGCCGTTCATGGGCTCGGCGGTGGGCTTCGCGCTGACCCAGAGCGCCGGCGTGGCGTTCGCGGTGTTCGCGAGCCTCGGCCTCGGACTCGCCCTGCCCTTCCTGGCGCTGACCCTCTGGCCGCCGGCCCTGCGGGCGCTGCCGCGGCCCGGCGCCTGGATGGAGATCCTCAAGCAGATCCTGGCCTTCCCGGTCTACGCGACCGTGGCTTGGCTGATCTGGGTGCTGGCGCAGCAGGTCGATCCGCGCGGGCTGCTGGCAGCGCTGATCGGGCTGGTGCTGGTCGCCTTCGCCGCCTGGGCGTGGGAGCGCGGACGTGCCGCCGCACCCCGTGCCGGTCGGATCGCCCAGGCCGCCGCAATCCTCGCGATCATCGCCGTCGCGGCCCTTGCGGTGACCCTCCCGCAGGACCGCCCGGTCCCGTCGGCGCAGGCCGCCGCCGACGGGATCGAGCCGTTCACGCAGGCGCGCCTCGACTCGCTGGTGAGTGCCCGCCGCCCGGTCTTCATCGACATGACGGCGGCGTGGTGCATCACCTGTGCGGTGAACGAGGCGACCTCGCTCAACACCAAGGCCGTGCGGGCCGCGATGGCCGAGCGCGGCGTGACCTACATGAAGGGCGACTGGACCAACCAGAATCCCGAGATCACCCGCCTGTTGGAGAAGTACGGGCGCAGCGGCGTGCCGCTCTACCTTCTCTATGCCGGCACCGGAGAGCCCCAGGTTCTCCCGCAAATCCTCACGGAAGGGACGGTTCTGGCGGCGCTGGACGCGGTTCCGGCCGCGTCCGGCCGGAGTGCGGCGCTGGCACGCTAAGATCTTTAGGGGGCTCGGCGCTCGAGCATCGATGCGCCCGTCCCGCCGTCTGCGCGAGCGGAACAATCGAGCCGCGCCACGCTCACCGGCGTCCCGCTGCCCTGGGTCACTTCGCTGAGCGCATGATGACGGCGGGCCGAATGCTGTTCCTTTCGGACAAGCCCGTGCGGCTGCCTCAGGCTTCGAGCGAGAACGTCTCGTCGAAGGCGTAGCCCGAGCCGCGGACCGTGCGGATCGGGTCGGTCTGGCGCGGGCCGTTGAGCGCCTTGCGCAGGCGCCCGACATGCACGTCCACGGTGCGCTCGTCGATATAGACGTCGTGGCCCCAGACCCCGTCGAGGAGCTGCTCGCGGGAGAAGACCCGGCCTGGAGCCAGCATCAGGAATTCCAGCAGCCGGAACTCGGTCGGGCCGAGATGCAACTCCTCGCCCCCGCGGCGGACGCGGTGACCGGTGCGGTCGAGTTCGAGATCGCCGGCGGCCAGCCGATCCGAGCTATGGGCGGGCTTGGCCCGGCGCAGCAGCGCACGGATCCGGGCGAGCAGCTCCGGCACGGAGAACGGCTTGACGATGTAATCGTCGGCGCCGGTGCCGAGACCGCGGATCCGGTCGCCCTCTTCGCCGCGGGCGGTGAGCATGATCACCGGCAGCCGCTCGGTCTCCCGGCGCGCCCGGATCCTGCGGCAGAGCTCGATTCCCGAGAGGCCCGGCAGCATCCAGTCGAGCAGGACGAGATCGGGGATCCGCTCGGCCAGGAGCAGCTCCGCATCGTCGCCGCGCGCCGCCGAGTCAACGAGGAAGCCCTCGGCCTCAAGGTTGTAGCGCAGCAGCGTGGTCAGCGCCTCCTCGTCCTCAACGATCAGGACTTGCATGCTCACGTTCGAAGACCCGTTCCCAAGGCGGCGCCATACGGCCTGCCGATGTCCCGACTCTCATCGGAGCGCGCGTGCAGGCCGAGGATGCGGGAGGCGCCGCTCAGCCTCAACCCGCACCCTCCGATTCTCCGACGGTACCCCGCTGGGGGGCGCAGGCCGGGCGTGAATCGGGGACGGCTCGCCTACGGAGCCTGCACCCCGTCCACGGTCGCGTAGTTCGACGCGTCGTTCTTTGGCCGATCACCCGCTAGCGTCTCGCCGGTGGCGAGATAGTGGATCGTCTCGGCGATGTTGGTGGTGTGGTCGCCGATGCGCTCGACGTTCTTGGCGCAGAACAGCAGATGCGTGCAGAATGAGATGTTACGCGGATCCTCCATCATGTAGGTCAGGAGCTCGCGGAACAGCGAATTGTACAGGGCGTCGATCTCACCGTCGCGCTCCCAGACATCGTGGGCCGATTCGATATCGCGGCTCGCATAGGCGTCGAGCACATCCTTGAGCTGGCCTTCGGCGAGGTCGCTCATGTGGCGCACGCCGAGCACGATCTTCTGGGCCGGCGCCTGATCGGAGATCGCGACAACCCGCTTGGCCACGTTCTTGGCGAGGTCGCCGATCCGCTCGAGGTCGCCGGAGACGCGGATCGCCGAGATGGTCTCGCGCAGATCGATGGCCAGGGGCTGGCGCCGGGCGATCAGCAGAACCGCGCGCTCCTCGATGTCCCGCTGCAGCGCGTCGAGGCGCTTGTCGGCGAGGATCACCGCCTGGGCGAGTGTGTCGTCCCGGCGCACGAGGGCATCGGTCGCCTCCGCGGTCATCTTCTCGGCCACGCCGCCCATCTCCGAGATCGAGCGACGCAGGTTCTCCAGGTCGGTGTCATAGGAGGAGACGATATGGCCGGGCATGATGGATCCTTCGATGGAGTCCCGGGGACGGCCCTCCGGGGGGCTTGCGGGATCCGCCGGCCCGCTCGGGACGCGAAGCGGCGGACCCGCGACCGGAGCTCTCCGGCAGACTAGCCGAACCGGCCGGTGATGTAGTCCTGCGTGCGCCGTTCCGTCGGGTTCATGAACATCCGGTTGGTCGGACCGAACTCGACGAGCTGACCCAGATACATGAAGGCGGTGAACTGCGAGATGCGCGCCGCCTGCTGCATGTTGTGGGTGACGATCACGATGGTGAACTCGTCGCGCAGCTGCTCGATCAGCTCCTCGATGCGGCCGGTCGAGATCGGGTCGAGGGCCGAGGTCGGCTCATCGAACAGGATCACCTCCGGGCGCTGCGCCACCGTCCGGGCGATGCACAGGCGCTGCTGCTGGCCGCCCGACAGGCCGGTCCCCGCCTGTCGGAGCTTGTCCTTCACCTCGTCCCAGAGGGCGGCCTTGCGCAGGGATTCCTCGATGCGGCCGTCCAGCTCAGATTTCGGCAGCTTCTCGTAGAGGCGCAGGCCGAAGGCGACATTGTCGTAGATCGACATCGGGAACGGCGTCGGCTTCTGGAACACCATGCCGATGCGCGAGCGCAGCTCGTTCAGGTCGATCGAGGGGCTGAGGATGTTCTCGCCGTCGAGCAGGATCTCGCCCTCGGCCCGCTGCTCCGGATAGAGGCTGTAGATCCGGTTGAAGCAGCGCAGCAGGGTGGACTTGCCGCAGCCGGAGGGGCCGATCAGAGCCGTGACCTGCCGGTCGTGGAAGTTGAGGTTGACGTCTTTCAGCCCGTGGAAGCTGCCATAGTAGAAGTTCAGGTCCTTCACGGAGATCCGCACGGGGCCGCCCTCGTCGGCGCGGTTGCGGTTCAGCTCGACCGTGGGGATCGCGGAGGCGGCGTTCATCGTCGTATCCTCGAAAGGGGTCTCAGCGCGAGGCGTGCGGCTTGATCACGAGGCGCGCGATGATCGACAGCGCCAGGATGGTCGCGGTGATCAGGAGGGCGCCCGCCCAGGCGAGGCCCTGCCAGTTCGGGTAGGGCGAGAGGGCGAACTGGTAGATCATCACCGGCAGGTTCGCGACGCCGCCCAGCAGGTTGGCCGAAAACCAGGAATTGTTGTTGAGTGCCGTGAACAGCAGGGGCGCGGTCTCGCCGGCGATCCGGGCCAGCGCCAGGATGATGCCGGTCACGATGCCGGCCGAGGCCGCCCGCCAGGACACGCTCATGATCACGGTCGAGGTCGGCGCCCCGAGCGCCGCGCCGGCCTCCCGCAGGGTGCCGGGGACGAGGCGCAGCATGTCCTCGGTGGTGCGCACGATCACCGGCACGGCGATGATCGCGAGCGCCACGCCGCCGGCCCAGCCCGAATAGGTGCCCATCGGGCGAACCATCAGCGTGTAGACGAACAGGCCGATCAGGATCGACGGCGCCGAGAGCAGGATGTCATTGAGGAAGCGGATCAGGGCCGCCAGCTTCGAGCCGCGCCCGTATTCGGCGAGGTAGGTGCCGGCCATGACGCCGATCGGCGTGGCGATCAGAATGCCGATCCCGGTCAGGATGAGGCTGCCCAGGATGGCGTTGGCGATGCCGCCGCCCTCGGAACCGGGGCCCGGTGTCGGGTTGGTGAACAGCGTCGGCGTGAAGCCGCGCACGCCCTGGACGATCAGCATCACCAGGATCGAGCCGAGGACCAGGGCGCCCACAAGCGTCGCGCCGGAGCAGGCGATGCGCAGGGTCCGGTCGGCGATGCGGCGGCCCTGGCGCACCCGGCCGGAGCGGCGCTGGGCGGGCGCGGCGATCGTGTTGGAGGCATCCATCGCGCGTGCTCCTCAGGCGGACTGGACGCGGCGCGTGAGCAGCCGGGCGATGATCAGCACCACGAAGGTGATCACGAACAGGATGCAGCCCAGCGCCATCAGCGCGTTGAGCTGGAGCCCGTCCGCCTCGTTGAACTCGTTGGCGATGCGCGACGCGATGGTCGAACTCGGGTCGAAGATCGAGGCCGAGAGGCGGTTGGCGTTGCCGACCACGAAGGTCACCGCCATCGTCTCGCCGAGGGCGCGGCCGAGGCCGAGCATGATCGCCCCGATGATCGAGACCGCGGCCTGCGGCACCAGCACGTGGCGCACCACCTCCCAGGTGGTGCAGCCGATGCCGTAGGCGCTCTCGCGCAGCACGGTCGGGATCTGATCGAGCATGTCGCGGGCGATCGAGGCGATGAACGGCACGATCATGATCGCCAGGATGATCCCGGCGGTAAACACGCCGACGCCCGAGGGCACCCGGGCGTAGAACAGCGTGCCGACGATCGGCATGCCCTCCACGAGGTTCGAGACCGGGATCTGCACGAAGCGCGCGAAGAGCGGCGCGAACACGAACAGGCCCCACATGCCGTAGATGATGCTCGGTACGGCGGCGAGCAGCTCGATCGTCATGGCAACCGGCTTGCGCGCCCAGCCGGGGCAGAGCTGGGTGAGGTAGACCGCGATCCCGAGGGAGACCGGGACGCCGATCAGCAGCGCCAGAAACGCGGAGGCGACGGTCCCGAGCACCGCCACGAGGGCGCCGTACTGCTCGGTCCCGACGTTCCAGGCGCTCGAGGTCAGGAAGCCGAAGCCGAACTCTCGGAAGGCGGGCCAGCCGCCGTAGAGGATCGAGCCGAGGATGCCGGCAAGGACGAGAAGCACCAGCAGAGCGGCGCCGTACGAGCAGGTCCGAAACAGGGTGTCGAGGCTTCGGCTCGGCGCCTTCCGTGCGCTGGCAGCACGGGTTCGGCCGAGGGCGATCGATTCTGTCAAAGCGGGCATCCGCGGTTCTCTGCGAAGGGTGGCGTAGTAGCGCGGTGCGTTCCCGGACGCGAGGGAGGAGGTTCTCACCTCCTCCCGGCCACGCTCACATGTTGAAGACAGGCTTACCGTCCTTGCCCTTCACGTCTTTCCACTCCTGGTGGATGAGCTCGACGACGTTGTCCGGCAGCGGCACATAGTCGAGATCGGCGGCAAGCTTGTCGCCGTTCTTGTAGGCCCAGTCGAAGAACTTGAGCACGTCGGCGGCCTTCGCCGGATCGGCGGCATCCTTGTGGATCAGGATGAAGGTCGCCGCCGTGATCGGCCACGCGTCGTCGCCCGGCTGGTTGGTCAGCGAGATGCCGAAGCCGGGAGCGGCCTTCCAGTCGGCGCTCGCGGCCGCGGCCTGGAACGCCTTGTCGTCCGGCTGCGGGTATCTGCCGGCCTTGTTCTGCAGCAGGGCGTAGGCCAGCTTGTTCTGCTTGGCATAGGCCGACTCGACGTAGCCGATCGCGTTCGGGACCTGCTTCACGGTGGCGGTCACGCCCTCGTTGCCCTTGCCGCCCTGCCCCACCGGCCAGGAGATCGTGGTCGCCGCGCCATACTCCTTCTTCCAGGTGTCGGACGCCTGGGCGAGGTAGGTGGTGAAGATGTTGGTCGTACCCGACGCATCCGAGCGGTAGACCGGCGTGATGTTCGAATCGGGGAGCTTCAGCCCGTCATTGAGCTTCGCGATCCGCGGATCGGACCATTTGGCGATCTTGCCGGCGTAGATGTCGGCCAGAATGTCGCCGGTGAGCTTGAGCTTGCCCGGCTCGATCCCGGGGATGTTCACCACCGGCACGACGCCGCCCATCACGGTCGGAAACTGGACGAGGCCGTCCTTGGCGAGCTGCTCGGCCTTCAGTGGCGCGTCTGTGGCGCCGAAATCGACCGTCTTGGCCTGGATCTGCTTGATGCCGCCGCCGGAGCCGATCGACTGGTAGTTGAGGCCCGAGCCGGTCTCCTTGCGGTAGGCCTCGGCCCACTTCGAGTAGACCGGGAAGGGAAACGTGGCGCCGGCGCCGGTGATGTCGGCGGCGAGTGCCGCGGACGCGAGCTGAACCGTCGCGAGGCCGACGGCGAGCGCGTAAGCGAAGGGTCTCAAGGGAATCTCCGTTGCCGTCGGGCAAGAGCCTGCGCCGCTCCGCCGGCGAGCCCGTGCCCGCGGCAGAGCTCTGCAGCCGATCTTGCGAAGAGACCCAGCGCCGGCCGCCCGATGGACCGGGCGGTTACGACAGGTAGATGACACCGGGATGACATCGCGGCCGCAGATCCAGCGGCACGGTTCATCGACCTCGTGCGTTCAATACCGGCACTGGTCTTGGAAGGATGTCGGATCGTGGGCGGCGAGCAGGTCGAGGCAGCGACGGAAGCCGATCCAGCCTGGCTTGCGCTTCATGCCGAGCGGGAGGCCTTGGAGCGCGCCCTGACGCTGGCGCAGGCGCGCCAAAAGTTCAGCACCGATCCCGGGACGGTCGCGCAGGCGCGTGTCGAGGAAGCGGATCTGCTGGTCAACCTCGATCGGGTGCTGACCTTGATTCGGGCTGCCGAGTATCGCCGGAGGCCGGGGGCCCGACGCTGGTAATCGTCGGCTTCATACAGGCCGTCCATTGCGAAGAGGCGGCTGCGCGTTCGACGAATGGTTGTGCGGTTCAAGAACAACCGCGATCCGCTGGACCGATTGAGGCGGGTCGAATTGGACTCTAGCTCGCCCGGCGCAGTTCCCGTTCCTTCTGACGCAGGCGCAGAAGCAGTTCGACATGGGTGTCGGTGATGGGTTGGGTATCGACACTCCCCTCGTAGACCGTCCGGAGCGTGAGCCCGAGCTGCCGCGTGTCGATCGACTGTTTGAGCGGCTGGCCCGCGCGCAGATGCCCATCGGACGCGACCACTGACGGCTTCATCGCTCCCTCCCACCGACAAGCCGCCGAAATCGTCCGCGGCATCAGAACGATCGTATTCTCGTAAACAAGGGTTAATAAATTACTAATTGCAACCAACAGTTAAGGTTGATGTGCGTTTACGCATCGGCGCCCTGAAGGAGCCGAGCCGCCGCTGCGCGGGCCTCGTCGGTCACGATGGCGCCCGCCAGCATCCGGGCGATCTCCTCCCGCCGCTCGGCGACGGGCAGGCTCGACACCCGGGTCGCGACACGGCTGGCCCCCTTCACGGGCGCCTTGGCGATCAGGAAATGCGTCTCGGCGCGTGCCGCCACCTGCGGCGCGTGGGTCACGGCGACGACCTGCACGGTCGCGGCGAGCCGGGCGAGGCGCAGGCCGATCGCGTCGGCCACGGCTCCGCCGACGCCGGTATCGATCTCGTCGAAGATCAGGGTCGGGGCGGAGCCCTTGTCGGCCAGGACCACCTTGAGAGCCAGCATGAAGCGCGACAACTCGCCGCCCGAGGCGACCTTCATCATCGGCCCGGGCTTCGTGCCGGGATTGGTCTGCGCCCAGAACTCGACCCGATCGGTGCCGGCCGGATCGCGCGACTCCAGATCGGTGGCGATCTCGGTGATGAACCGGGCCCGCTCCAGCTTCAGCGGCGGCAGCTCGGCCTTCACGGCGGCATCGAGCTGCTTGGCCGCCCGGCGGCGCCCGGCGCTGAGTTTCTCAGCCGCTTCGGCGTAATCGGCCTCCGCCTTCGCGAGCGCCTGTTCGAGCCCGGACAGAGCCGCCTCGCCGGCATCGATCGCCGCGACATCGGCGGTGTAGCGCTCCGCCAGCGCGGCCAGGTCATCGGCCGCGACATCGTACTTGCGGGAGGCCGCCCTCAGGGCGAACAGCCGCTCCTCTACCCGCTCCAGATCGCGGGGATCGAACTCGGTCTCGGACACGGCCGCGCCCAGAACGGCGCGGGCTTCGTCGAGGGCCACCATCGCGGCGTCGAGGGCGTTCACGCAGGGGTCGACGAGGGCGGGCAACTGCGCGGCCCGGCGCTCCAGCTTGCGCAGAGCGGCCGAGAGATGGGGCACGCCGGAATGGGGGCCGCCCACGGCGTCGAGCGCCTCGTTGAGCTCGCGGGCAACCTTCTCCGATTGCTGCATGATGCTGCGGCGCTCCGCGAGCTGCGCCTCCTCGCCCGGCAGCGGAGCGAGCGCCGCCAGCTCCTCGACGGCGTGGCGCAGGAAGTCGGCCTCCTTGCGGGCCGCCTCCACGCGGGCACGATGCTCGGACAACGCCGTCCGCGCCGTGCGGACCGCCCGCGACGCGCCCCCGACTTTGGCAAGGTGGGCCTGTAGACCGCCGAAGGCATCGAGGATCGCCCGGTGCGAGGCCGGATCGGCCAGCGCCCGGTCGTCGTGCTGGCCGTGGATCTCCACGAGCGCGGCCCCGATCGCCCGCAGCACCTGCACCCCGACCGGCTGATCGTTGACGAAGGCGCGGGTCCGCCCGTCGGCCATCTGGGTCCGGCGCAGGATCAGGTCGCCCTCGGTATCGATCTCGGCCTCGGCGGCGATCCGGCGCGCCGGATGGTCGACGGGCAGATCGAACACGGCCGTGACGACGCCCTGCGCCTCGCCGTGGCGGACGAGGCGGCCGTCGC from Methylobacterium sp. PvR107 encodes:
- the recN gene encoding DNA repair protein RecN, yielding MLAQLAIRDIVLIDRLELNFRSGLSVLTGETGAGKSILLDAFALALGGRGDGRLVRHGEAQGVVTAVFDLPVDHPARRIAAEAEIDTEGDLILRRTQMADGRTRAFVNDQPVGVQVLRAIGAALVEIHGQHDDRALADPASHRAILDAFGGLQAHLAKVGGASRAVRTARTALSEHRARVEAARKEADFLRHAVEELAALAPLPGEEAQLAERRSIMQQSEKVARELNEALDAVGGPHSGVPHLSAALRKLERRAAQLPALVDPCVNALDAAMVALDEARAVLGAAVSETEFDPRDLERVEERLFALRAASRKYDVAADDLAALAERYTADVAAIDAGEAALSGLEQALAKAEADYAEAAEKLSAGRRRAAKQLDAAVKAELPPLKLERARFITEIATDLESRDPAGTDRVEFWAQTNPGTKPGPMMKVASGGELSRFMLALKVVLADKGSAPTLIFDEIDTGVGGAVADAIGLRLARLAATVQVVAVTHAPQVAARAETHFLIAKAPVKGASRVATRVSSLPVAERREEIARMLAGAIVTDEARAAAARLLQGADA